Proteins from one Bacillus thuringiensis genomic window:
- a CDS encoding HBL/NHE enterotoxin family protein has product MNNNFPYKLLAVSTFLTLTTTTVVSPVAAFASESKIEQTSTEDISLSVNSEKMKKALQDAGVFAKSMNDYSYLLINNPDVNFEGIDIKGYTNLPSQIVQDQKNAREHATKWDAHIKKQLLDTLTGIVEYDTTFDNYYDTLVEAINEGDADTLKEGITDLQGEIKKNQAYTQNLIQELAKLRDSIGEDVRAFGGHKDILQSILKNQASGIDEDEKRLNDVLEQIRHFKQVESDGIITVSYPSIPTWIAGGVMIGVARNNLGTLEPLLAQLRQTVDYKITLNRVVGVAYNNIAEMQNAIGSAINALTYMSAQWHDLDSQYSGVLNHIDKASQKADQNKFKFLKPNLNAAKDSWKTLRADAFTLKEGIKTLKMDPVSSKK; this is encoded by the coding sequence GTGAATAATAATTTTCCTTATAAACTACTTGCTGTATCGACGTTTTTAACCCTGACAACAACTACTGTAGTTTCTCCAGTAGCTGCTTTTGCAAGTGAAAGTAAAATAGAACAAACGAGTACGGAAGATATATCTCTTTCTGTAAACAGCGAAAAAATGAAAAAAGCTTTGCAAGATGCTGGGGTATTTGCAAAATCCATGAATGATTACTCTTATTTGTTAATTAATAATCCAGATGTTAATTTTGAAGGAATTGATATTAAAGGATATACAAATCTACCTAGTCAAATTGTACAAGATCAAAAGAATGCAAGAGAGCATGCTACAAAATGGGATGCGCACATAAAAAAACAACTTTTAGATACCCTTACAGGAATTGTAGAGTATGATACCACATTTGACAATTATTACGATACATTAGTAGAAGCAATTAATGAAGGAGATGCAGATACATTAAAAGAAGGCATTACAGATTTACAAGGTGAGATTAAAAAAAATCAAGCATATACACAGAATTTAATACAAGAACTAGCTAAGTTAAGAGATAGTATTGGAGAAGATGTCCGAGCATTTGGAGGTCATAAAGATATCTTGCAATCGATTTTAAAAAATCAAGCATCTGGAATAGATGAAGATGAAAAACGTCTAAATGATGTTTTAGAGCAAATAAGACATTTTAAACAAGTAGAATCGGATGGAATAATAACTGTATCATATCCCTCAATCCCTACATGGATTGCTGGAGGTGTAATGATAGGGGTAGCAAGAAATAATTTAGGTACGTTAGAGCCGTTATTAGCGCAATTACGCCAAACGGTAGACTATAAAATAACATTAAATCGTGTAGTTGGAGTTGCGTATAATAATATTGCTGAAATGCAAAATGCAATTGGATCAGCTATTAATGCTCTCACCTATATGTCAGCACAATGGCATGATTTAGATTCTCAATATTCTGGAGTACTTAATCATATTGATAAAGCATCCCAAAAAGCAGATCAAAATAAATTTAAATTCTTAAAACCTAATCTGAATGCAGCCAAAGACAGCTGGAAAACATTAAGAGCAGATGCGTTTACATTAAAAGAAGGAATAAAAACATTAAAAATGGATCCTGTTTCTTCAAAAAAATAA